In the genome of Phragmites australis chromosome 9, lpPhrAust1.1, whole genome shotgun sequence, the window GCTCCTCACCTCGTGCTCCGCTACTTgtctctgctgctcctcagcttGCACTGCACTGTTGCTCATCACCTCGCGCTTTGCTGCTCCTcgcctctgctcctcctcctcacttcTCATTTTGTAGTAGGCTGCAGGCAACGCGATGCACCGAAAGCAGCAAAACGATGCACCCACATGTAAAAAGTAAagtaacatgcatgcatgccggtCATTTGCGCAGAAAGTAAACATCGAAGTGACAATGATGCGACAAAAGCAGATGTGACAACTGGGGCCTGGCGTGTACCGAATATGGCCGGATTCGTGTTTTTTGACGTACGGTATACTGAAAGTtaatttttgataaataaagTGTCGAATATGGATGATAAAAttataatatgataatatattatctatttcggtaaataggatcacgtatgttgtctaattttaaatttttctcAATTGCGGCTTAAATTATTTGGAATATACTACTCCAGTAGGCAGTAGCGAACAGCACGCGCGCGAACGCCATCCACACCAAAATACCTTAAAAAAACACCTGCACAGTAGACCGAAAGAAAAGATCGTCACCGATCTCGCCGAGCTTACATCACCACCACACACAAAAAAATCTTCAATCTCcaccaaaacaaaaacaaaagaaaagaaaaagcgCCATTAAACCATTCTCCTATCTGCGGAAGCACCAAGGAAGCCGCCGAGCCCGAGCGCCATGGCCGAGGAGGAGGGCGTCGCGCGCGGCAAGAGGGCGGAGGCGGCATCGCCTCTGTCCGCGCTGGCGGATGACGTGCTGCTACAGATCCTGGGCCGGCTGGAGGGGGACCCGCGGGACTGGGTGCGGGCCTCATGCGCGTCACCGCGCCTCGCCGCGCTGCTCCGGTCGGCGTGCCTCCCGCCGCGCCTGTCGCGAGCGCTCCCCGCCGAGCTCctgcccgcgccgccccccGACGGTGCCCCCGAGGCCTGGGCGGCGCTCCACAAGCTCTCCGTCTGCTGCCCGGGGCTCCTCCGCGCCGGCGTGCTCCTCGAGCCCACCGACGACTTCGAGCTTGAGCTCGACATCGGACCCTCCCGCCCTCCCGCCGACGCCTCCTCCGTCGAGGGTCTCGAGTCCACGGCCACCTCGCGTGATCCCAGAGACGCGCCGGCCTCCGAGGCCGACGTCGCGGCGCCCGAGGCCGGGAACGCGCCTGGCGCCGGCGGCTCCAGCGACGCCGCGGGGGGCGCGTGGTCGCTCTACGACGACCTGTACCTGGACGCGGCCTACGACTTCTCGTCCGAGCCGCAGATCCCGCCTGCGGCTCCCGCGGCGGCGATCCGCGAGGAGGGAGCAACGACCAatgccggcagcggcggcggcgtcatCCGGCGCGGCGTGGTGGCCGGGAGCAGGCGGAGGGCGCGGCGGTGGCTGGGCCCCGTTGGGCCGCACCTGGCGTCGGGGTCCTGGACGCTGAGCCGGGAGCAGGGGAACAAGCTCCTGGCCAGCCGCTTCCGCGGCGACCGGCTCTACCTCTGCGACTGGCCCGGGTGCGTGCACGCCGAGGAGCGCCGCAAGTACATGGTCTTCCGCGGCGTGTTCCACAACTTTGCCCGGTCCCAGGTGCGCCGCGCGCTCAGGGAGACGCGCCGCCCCACCGTCGCCGTCGAGTGCGCCTTCTGCGGCTGCAAGGAGGCGTGGGACCTCTACTCGGCCTTCTGCCTCCGCAGCTTCTACGGCTATCACGACGACGGCGAGCCCGTGGTGCGCGCGTACGTCTGCGAGAACGGCCACGTCGCCGGCGCCTGGACCGAGCGGCCCCTCTACTCCTGATTTTGAGTGGCCACCTGACTGACATGGTATTGCATCATCCACTGCCCTCTGCCAttgccattgccattgccattgccattgccattgccaGATGCATGTAGTAGTATATGTATGATGCATCTTctttcttgctgctgctgctgttgatgatgatgcttaGAACAAGAATCTGATGTCGATTAAGATTTGCATCAAGTTGTAGCTCTGATGTTCAGCATAAATGCTTAAGAATTGCAAGTGAACTATAATGTGTTTTTGGTAGTGCTTGTTCCATCGAACTGAAATCTGCTTACGTACCAGGAGTACAGAATTTGCATCAGGTGCAGTGCAATCGTGCTTACTGCCAACTATCAATTCTTCCTGGAGTGCAATTGCAACGCTTTGATTCGAGGTCCTTTTTTCTTTCCCTGTGATGTATCAAGTCTGGATTCCTATTTTCTTGAATGGCATATGGATTCGTTGCATCCTGCATCCCATTTT includes:
- the LOC133928764 gene encoding phytochrome A-associated F-box protein-like; translated protein: MAEEEGVARGKRAEAASPLSALADDVLLQILGRLEGDPRDWVRASCASPRLAALLRSACLPPRLSRALPAELLPAPPPDGAPEAWAALHKLSVCCPGLLRAGVLLEPTDDFELELDIGPSRPPADASSVEGLESTATSRDPRDAPASEADVAAPEAGNAPGAGGSSDAAGGAWSLYDDLYLDAAYDFSSEPQIPPAAPAAAIREEGATTNAGSGGGVIRRGVVAGSRRRARRWLGPVGPHLASGSWTLSREQGNKLLASRFRGDRLYLCDWPGCVHAEERRKYMVFRGVFHNFARSQVRRALRETRRPTVAVECAFCGCKEAWDLYSAFCLRSFYGYHDDGEPVVRAYVCENGHVAGAWTERPLYS